A window from Desulfovibrio porci encodes these proteins:
- a CDS encoding EamA family transporter — protein MIFGIASGLATAVMQSTSYVCSRVFIHRHKSAVALAVYSQLLMGLMAAFVFLFVADDFHFPATPGNLRLLAGLVLSTAAGQVCFFLAAAEIEASRLSSLTGLKIIVLALLCQFVRHEDLGFQAWVAVLLCTLAALGMNFSGLRIRLKGAFWLGLTLLLYSAGDIFIKLLIGVVEGPNAVARSIGAAALSYALLGLVSLPALFFVRRSPARCRDSLGYACAWFGAMLLLFYSLTMVSVVFINIIVASRGIISVLMGAAMARMGHTHLEPGVSRAIWFRRLVMSVLMLLAMALYVTSDAG, from the coding sequence ATGATATTCGGCATTGCTTCCGGTCTGGCCACGGCCGTCATGCAGTCCACGTCCTATGTCTGCTCCAGGGTTTTTATTCACCGGCACAAGAGCGCCGTGGCCCTGGCCGTCTATTCCCAATTGCTTATGGGGCTCATGGCCGCGTTTGTCTTTCTGTTTGTGGCCGATGACTTTCATTTTCCCGCCACTCCCGGCAACTTACGGTTGCTGGCCGGTCTTGTGCTCAGCACCGCCGCCGGGCAGGTCTGTTTTTTTCTGGCGGCTGCGGAAATAGAGGCCTCGCGCCTGTCCTCCCTGACCGGCCTGAAGATCATCGTGCTCGCGCTGCTCTGTCAGTTCGTGCGGCATGAAGACTTGGGCTTCCAGGCCTGGGTTGCGGTGCTGCTCTGCACACTGGCCGCGCTGGGCATGAATTTTTCCGGACTGCGCATCAGGCTGAAAGGCGCATTCTGGCTTGGGTTGACCCTGTTGCTCTATTCGGCGGGGGATATCTTCATCAAGCTTTTGATCGGCGTCGTGGAAGGGCCCAACGCTGTGGCCCGCTCCATCGGAGCGGCGGCCCTGAGTTACGCGCTGCTTGGTCTGGTTTCGCTGCCCGCGCTGTTCTTCGTACGGCGTTCCCCGGCCCGGTGCAGGGATTCCCTGGGCTATGCCTGCGCCTGGTTCGGGGCCATGCTGCTGCTTTTTTACAGTCTGACCATGGTCAGTGTGGTGTTCATTAACATTATCGTGGCTTCGCGCGGCATCATTTCGGTGCTCATGGGCGCGGCCATGGCGCGTATGGGCCATACCCACCTGGAACCCGGCGTCAGCCGGGCGATCTGGTTCCGGCGGCTGGTCATGTCCGTGCTGATGCTGCTGGCCATGGCCTTGTATGTCACGTCTGACGCGGGCTGA
- the rnfG gene encoding RnfABCDGE type electron transport complex subunit G, with protein sequence MIGMLRMVVVLSVLCGLSGFALSYLKMVTAPRIEEQVLTYVQGPALARVFTHAQNSPIADRRKFPLEHGSVMVFPALRDGRLVGVALEEQGKGYGGEIGVMVGFNVGNDSLEGIGITTLKETPGLGMRVTEQAFAGQFSGARAPVALTAQGGGIDAVSGASISSGGVVAAVNKAAQVYSLLKPEILKAWSK encoded by the coding sequence ATGATCGGCATGTTGCGAATGGTGGTGGTGCTGTCGGTGCTCTGCGGACTGTCGGGCTTTGCCCTGTCCTATCTCAAAATGGTCACGGCGCCGCGCATTGAGGAACAGGTGCTCACCTACGTGCAGGGCCCGGCTCTGGCGCGAGTGTTCACCCATGCCCAGAATTCGCCCATTGCGGACCGCCGCAAATTCCCGCTGGAGCACGGCTCGGTCATGGTCTTTCCGGCCTTGCGCGACGGCAGGCTGGTGGGCGTGGCCCTGGAAGAGCAGGGCAAGGGCTACGGCGGCGAGATCGGGGTCATGGTGGGCTTTAACGTGGGCAACGACAGCCTGGAGGGCATCGGCATCACCACGCTCAAGGAAACGCCAGGCCTGGGCATGCGCGTGACGGAACAGGCCTTTGCCGGTCAGTTCAGCGGCGCGCGCGCTCCTGTGGCTCTCACGGCGCAGGGCGGCGGCATCGACGCCGTTTCCGGGGCCAGCATTTCCTCCGGCGGCGTGGTGGCGGCCGTGAACAAGGCGGCCCAAGTCTACAGCCTGCTCAAGCCGGAAATTCTCAAGGCCTGGTCCAAATAG
- a CDS encoding electron transporter RnfC, protein MKELFQMLNDPRFHLLYGVTQRFSTGPEPQLVRLNREGFKLVEGVTKKTLVHPRMRLAVHPSPLKGDAFSPIFGRISEINERSIFVEAVEPNEEQRLAAEAVEKDKVDLLALPERGAELGKILKGLGLNTRSLGQDCKTLIINGLNPDPGVTWAEPMLLTHLDNLKAGLEVLRRLSPAEKILLAVPKEMRLHYHDIEVAHVPSQYPASVNALVVKAVTGKENPEGVGIVGLHNVWSLGRVARTGLPLIETVLTIGSFEHSGNYIVKEGSTIGELLHFANIELKNGDTLVRGGPLRGESLDRLDRSVTKGSTGVFVVEAGTIPPMQGHSPCINCGACVLICPARLSPSFLSRYAEFALHERNRAEHIECCLECGLCGYVCIARRPVLQYIRLSKHKLAQADAAAKLQELRPVPAEGAAVPEAATAAKQGGE, encoded by the coding sequence ATGAAAGAGTTATTTCAGATGTTGAACGATCCCCGTTTCCATCTGCTGTACGGGGTGACGCAGCGCTTCAGCACCGGGCCGGAGCCGCAACTGGTGCGCCTGAACCGTGAGGGCTTCAAGTTGGTGGAGGGGGTGACCAAGAAAACCCTGGTCCACCCGCGCATGCGCCTGGCGGTGCATCCCTCGCCGCTCAAGGGAGACGCCTTTTCGCCCATCTTCGGCCGCATTTCGGAGATCAACGAGCGCAGCATCTTTGTGGAAGCCGTGGAGCCCAACGAAGAGCAGCGTCTGGCCGCGGAAGCTGTGGAAAAGGACAAGGTGGACCTGCTGGCCCTGCCGGAACGCGGGGCGGAGCTGGGCAAAATTCTCAAGGGACTGGGTCTGAACACCCGCTCTCTGGGCCAGGACTGCAAGACGCTGATCATCAACGGCCTGAATCCGGACCCCGGCGTGACCTGGGCCGAGCCCATGCTGCTCACCCATCTGGACAATCTCAAGGCCGGTCTGGAAGTGCTGCGCCGCCTTTCCCCGGCGGAAAAGATACTGCTGGCCGTGCCCAAGGAAATGCGCCTGCACTACCATGATATTGAGGTGGCCCATGTGCCCTCCCAGTATCCGGCCAGCGTCAACGCTCTGGTCGTCAAGGCCGTCACGGGCAAGGAAAATCCCGAGGGCGTGGGCATCGTCGGGCTGCACAACGTCTGGAGCCTGGGCCGGGTGGCCCGCACCGGTCTGCCGCTCATCGAAACCGTGCTGACCATCGGCAGTTTCGAACACTCGGGCAATTACATCGTCAAAGAGGGCAGCACCATCGGCGAGCTGCTGCACTTCGCCAACATCGAGCTGAAAAACGGTGACACCCTGGTGCGCGGCGGCCCGTTGCGCGGCGAGAGCCTGGACAGGCTGGACCGCAGCGTGACCAAGGGCTCCACCGGCGTGTTTGTGGTGGAGGCGGGCACCATCCCGCCCATGCAGGGGCACAGTCCCTGCATCAACTGCGGAGCCTGCGTGCTGATCTGCCCGGCCCGTCTGAGCCCCAGCTTTCTCAGCCGCTACGCCGAATTCGCCCTGCATGAGCGCAACCGCGCCGAGCACATCGAATGTTGCCTGGAGTGCGGCCTGTGCGGTTATGTCTGCATCGCCCGGCGGCCCGTGCTGCAATACATCCGCCTGTCCAAGCATAAACTGGCCCAGGCCGACGCGGCCGCGAAACTTCAGGAGCTGCGTCCCGTGCCCGCCGAGGGCGCGGCGGTTCCCGAGGCCGCAACCGCCGCCAAACAGGGAGGTGAATGA
- a CDS encoding glycosyltransferase family 2 protein has product MPKITVAMPAHNAAPYINEAVDSILGQTCRDFELLVVDDGSTDDTARRVEACTDARVRLIRLGTNQGRAAARNVALEQARGAYLAWMDADDIAVPRRLEKQAAFLEAHPDVDVCGGWLQYFHQSTALERFPAAPEDVRAATVFGAAVVNGCSLLRLEVLRAHGLRFDPTLERAEDFAFWADLLLGARRRAANLPEVLLRYRYFRRPFVPQWHARALLGHVFPRLGLAPGDAGATEAALHAGLIYAPLKAHCARHGAPALLAWLDRLWRGYTETFGTDPAFEHYILFFAGKILSLSPDREGAAAFFRSLDIAGLAGP; this is encoded by the coding sequence ATGCCCAAGATCACTGTCGCCATGCCCGCCCACAACGCCGCACCGTATATCAACGAGGCCGTGGATTCCATTTTGGGCCAGACCTGCCGGGATTTCGAACTGCTGGTGGTGGACGACGGCTCCACGGACGACACGGCCCGCCGCGTTGAGGCCTGTACGGACGCGCGCGTCCGCTTGATCCGGCTGGGGACCAACCAGGGCAGGGCGGCGGCGCGCAATGTGGCCCTGGAACAGGCGCGCGGCGCGTATCTGGCCTGGATGGACGCCGACGACATCGCCGTGCCCCGGCGTCTGGAAAAACAAGCGGCTTTTCTGGAAGCACATCCCGACGTGGATGTGTGCGGCGGCTGGCTGCAATACTTTCATCAGTCCACGGCGCTGGAGCGCTTTCCCGCCGCGCCGGAAGACGTCCGGGCCGCCACGGTCTTCGGCGCGGCCGTGGTCAACGGTTGCAGCCTGCTGCGGCTGGAGGTTCTGCGCGCCCACGGCCTGCGCTTTGATCCGACCCTGGAGCGGGCCGAAGATTTCGCCTTCTGGGCGGATCTGCTGCTGGGCGCGCGGCGGCGCGCCGCCAATCTGCCGGAAGTGCTGCTGCGCTACCGCTATTTCCGCCGTCCCTTTGTGCCGCAATGGCATGCGCGAGCCCTGCTGGGGCATGTCTTCCCCCGTCTGGGGCTGGCCCCCGGAGATGCCGGGGCCACGGAAGCCGCCCTGCACGCGGGCCTGATCTACGCCCCGCTGAAAGCGCATTGCGCCCGCCACGGCGCGCCCGCCCTGCTGGCCTGGCTGGACAGGCTCTGGCGCGGCTACACCGAAACATTCGGCACTGATCCCGCCTTTGAACACTATATTCTCTTCTTCGCGGGCAAAATCCTTTCCCTGTCCCCGGACCGGGAAGGGGCGGCCGCTTTTTTCCGGAGTCTGGACATCGCCGGGCTTGCGGGGCCCTGA
- a CDS encoding electron transport complex protein RnfA, whose protein sequence is MEIFAIFISAIFVNNIVLAQYLGNCPYLGCSKEKGVALGMGGAVIFVIIVATCCTWLMQRYVLAPYNLGYLQTIVFIVVIAALVQFVEMFLKKAVPPLYAALGIFLPLITTNCAVMGVAILVQREGFGLLESMIWGAAYSVGFTLALLLMAGIRERLDTCRLPKSMAGTPIALVMAGLMSLAFMGFKGMGH, encoded by the coding sequence ATGGAAATTTTCGCGATCTTTATCTCCGCCATCTTCGTCAACAACATTGTGCTGGCGCAGTATCTGGGCAACTGTCCCTATCTGGGCTGCTCCAAGGAAAAAGGCGTGGCCCTGGGCATGGGCGGGGCCGTGATTTTCGTTATCATCGTGGCCACCTGCTGCACCTGGCTCATGCAGCGCTATGTGCTGGCCCCTTATAATCTCGGCTATCTGCAGACCATTGTCTTCATCGTGGTCATCGCCGCTCTGGTGCAGTTCGTGGAGATGTTCCTGAAAAAGGCCGTGCCGCCGCTCTACGCGGCTCTGGGCATTTTTCTGCCGCTGATCACCACCAACTGCGCGGTCATGGGCGTGGCCATCCTGGTGCAGCGCGAGGGCTTCGGCCTGCTGGAATCCATGATCTGGGGCGCGGCCTACAGCGTGGGCTTTACCCTGGCCCTGCTGCTCATGGCCGGCATCCGCGAGCGGCTGGACACCTGCCGCCTGCCCAAGTCCATGGCGGGCACGCCCATCGCCCTGGTCATGGCCGGGCTGATGTCGCTGGCGTTCATGGGCTTCAAGGGCATGGGCCATTGA
- a CDS encoding glycosyltransferase family 10 domain-containing protein: MGQGEDTRFVLADKDCRASWLAVFDEPPPGTLTRAPRERRVLFVTEPPEIKRYPRSYLEQFGTVISPYPFRGVEPRALHLENPCLNWQYGVVTDGAVPVSPALTRLDDIENLPVPAKRKKLSVICSSKTATEAQRQRIRFVQRLKEALGDDLDVFGRGFRPVSDKAEAIAPYKYHLVLENNYLDNFWTEKLADAWIGWTFPLYLGAPNLAAVCGSTGGATGGFLALDPEDETGNMERIARCLRGNLWEERQEDLARCRAWCLRRTNVFARLAELIRQASPGMRRPPMLERAEMLYGTDREAIAALYERARR; the protein is encoded by the coding sequence ATGGGCCAGGGGGAAGACACGCGTTTTGTCCTGGCGGACAAGGACTGCCGCGCTTCCTGGCTGGCGGTTTTCGACGAGCCTCCGCCGGGCACGCTCACCCGCGCGCCGCGTGAGCGGCGTGTCCTCTTTGTCACCGAGCCGCCGGAAATCAAGCGCTATCCGCGCTCTTATCTTGAACAGTTCGGTACTGTCATTTCCCCCTATCCTTTCCGGGGCGTGGAGCCCCGCGCGCTGCATCTGGAAAACCCCTGCCTGAACTGGCAGTACGGGGTCGTCACGGACGGCGCCGTTCCCGTCTCCCCCGCGCTCACCCGCCTCGACGATATTGAAAATCTGCCCGTGCCGGCCAAGCGCAAAAAACTTTCGGTCATCTGCTCCAGCAAGACGGCCACGGAAGCGCAGCGTCAGCGCATCCGCTTTGTGCAGCGCCTGAAAGAGGCGCTGGGGGACGATCTGGACGTCTTCGGACGGGGTTTCCGGCCCGTGTCCGACAAGGCTGAAGCCATAGCCCCCTACAAATACCACCTTGTGCTGGAAAACAATTATCTCGACAACTTCTGGACGGAGAAGCTGGCTGATGCCTGGATAGGCTGGACGTTTCCGCTTTATCTGGGCGCGCCCAATCTGGCGGCGGTCTGCGGGAGCACAGGAGGCGCTACGGGCGGTTTCCTGGCGCTTGACCCGGAGGATGAGACGGGCAATATGGAGCGCATTGCGCGTTGTCTGCGCGGCAACCTTTGGGAAGAGCGGCAAGAGGATCTGGCCCGCTGCCGCGCCTGGTGCCTGCGCCGCACCAATGTCTTTGCCCGTCTGGCGGAACTGATCCGTCAGGCTTCGCCAGGCATGCGGCGTCCGCCCATGCTTGAGCGCGCGGAAATGCTGTACGGCACGGACCGGGAAGCCATTGCCGCGCTGTATGAGCGGGCGCGCCGCTGA
- the rsxE gene encoding electron transport complex subunit RsxE has product MTVMQEFTKGLWKELPPFRLVLGLCPTLAVTNSADNGLGMGLAVIFVLVLSNMLISMVRTIIPKKVRIACFIVIAASLVVAVELLMQAYAYPLYQQLGIFVPLIVVNCIILGRAEAFAAKNGVAASVADGLGIGIGYTLSLTFLGSLREIWGNGTWFGHAVMWDGFEPFRIMVKAPGAFICLGLILAAMNLINFWQARRKGREPQPLTEGCGACQACNMSREA; this is encoded by the coding sequence ATGACTGTCATGCAGGAATTCACCAAGGGGCTCTGGAAAGAGCTGCCGCCTTTCCGTCTGGTGCTGGGACTCTGCCCCACCCTGGCCGTGACCAATTCAGCGGACAACGGCCTGGGCATGGGCCTGGCGGTTATTTTTGTGCTGGTGCTCTCCAATATGCTGATTTCCATGGTGCGCACCATCATCCCCAAGAAAGTGCGCATCGCCTGCTTCATCGTCATCGCGGCCTCGCTGGTGGTGGCCGTGGAACTGCTCATGCAGGCCTACGCCTATCCGCTTTATCAGCAACTGGGCATCTTTGTGCCGCTCATTGTGGTCAACTGCATCATTCTGGGCCGGGCCGAGGCCTTTGCCGCCAAAAACGGCGTGGCCGCCTCGGTGGCCGACGGCCTGGGCATCGGCATCGGCTACACCTTGTCCCTGACGTTTCTGGGCTCGTTGCGGGAAATCTGGGGCAACGGGACATGGTTCGGCCATGCCGTCATGTGGGACGGCTTCGAACCTTTTCGGATCATGGTCAAAGCGCCGGGCGCGTTCATCTGCCTGGGCCTGATCCTGGCGGCCATGAATCTGATCAACTTCTGGCAGGCCCGGCGCAAGGGCCGCGAACCCCAGCCCCTGACAGAGGGCTGCGGTGCATGCCAGGCCTGCAATATGAGCCGCGAGGCTTAG
- the rnfB gene encoding RnfABCDGE type electron transport complex subunit B, with product MVFVSILTLFALGLTASIILAVASRVFYVKEDPRVEAVVEALPGANCGGCGFAGCEGYATAVVNDPSVPANKCCAGGAATSIAVGELTGKTVAEAEPLYALRRCDKLAGKVAPRYQYQGMPSCAAAALMRGGTDVCVYSCLGFGDCVQACPFGAMEVRDGLVRVDRGKCTGCGVCVSACPRGILELTPQRGRVAVYCNTRDKLRAVMDVCDVGCIKCGKCIKACPAKAVRLEDNRIVIDQLQCLSYGPVCEEVCVSGCPRHILRSTRKAIALRPAADAEDTAATPSAPAGQEQSQPQPQA from the coding sequence ATGGTCTTTGTCTCCATTCTGACCCTGTTCGCCCTAGGGCTCACGGCTTCGATCATTCTGGCCGTGGCGTCGCGTGTCTTTTACGTCAAAGAGGACCCCAGAGTGGAGGCCGTGGTGGAGGCTCTGCCCGGGGCCAATTGCGGCGGTTGCGGCTTTGCGGGCTGTGAAGGCTACGCCACGGCGGTGGTCAATGATCCCTCGGTTCCGGCCAATAAATGCTGTGCCGGAGGCGCCGCCACCAGCATCGCCGTGGGCGAGCTTACCGGCAAGACCGTGGCCGAGGCCGAACCTCTCTACGCCTTGCGGCGTTGCGACAAGCTGGCCGGAAAGGTGGCCCCGCGCTACCAGTACCAGGGCATGCCTTCCTGCGCGGCGGCGGCCCTGATGCGCGGCGGCACGGACGTCTGCGTGTACTCCTGCCTGGGTTTCGGCGACTGCGTGCAGGCCTGCCCCTTCGGGGCCATGGAAGTGCGTGACGGCCTGGTGCGCGTGGATCGCGGCAAATGCACGGGCTGCGGCGTCTGCGTGTCCGCCTGTCCGCGCGGCATACTGGAACTGACGCCCCAGCGGGGCCGTGTGGCGGTCTACTGCAACACCAGGGACAAGCTGCGCGCGGTCATGGACGTCTGTGACGTGGGCTGCATCAAATGCGGGAAGTGCATCAAGGCCTGTCCGGCCAAGGCTGTGCGCCTGGAGGACAACCGCATTGTCATTGATCAGCTCCAGTGCCTCTCCTACGGACCTGTCTGCGAAGAAGTCTGCGTGAGCGGTTGTCCGCGGCATATTTTGCGCTCCACCCGGAAGGCCATCGCGCTCCGGCCCGCTGCGGATGCCGAGGACACGGCCGCGACGCCGTCCGCGCCCGCCGGTCAGGAACAATCCCAGCCCCAACCCCAAGCCTGA
- a CDS encoding cytochrome c3 family protein, protein MTVILAVLAVVGYVLPLPHEAVPQRVLLDNAGGPVVLQHAEHAFQQKIPCEKCHHESPVRRENVQRCESCHGAAFDAAFRKNHMAAFNDNASCATCHHYELAAKKWGHKRHQEEYGVDCRECHHKNTEIEAEPQNCADCHDSGAPTGKKAEEGTPPNLADAVHARCVTCHEEMFAAKAKGCAQCHSQTAVRDILPKEGLVKLNPMFTNCAVCHGLPAEKLIPGRMDAYHKLCMGCHEKLKKGPYGKEQCAQCHTSK, encoded by the coding sequence CCCAGCGCGTCCTGCTGGACAACGCCGGCGGCCCGGTGGTCCTCCAGCACGCGGAGCACGCCTTCCAGCAGAAGATCCCCTGTGAGAAATGCCACCACGAAAGTCCGGTCAGGCGCGAGAACGTGCAGCGTTGCGAATCCTGTCACGGCGCGGCGTTCGATGCGGCCTTCAGGAAAAACCACATGGCGGCCTTCAACGACAACGCATCCTGCGCCACCTGCCACCATTATGAGCTTGCGGCCAAGAAGTGGGGGCACAAGAGGCATCAGGAAGAATACGGGGTGGACTGCCGCGAATGTCACCACAAAAATACCGAGATCGAAGCTGAACCGCAGAATTGCGCGGACTGCCACGATTCCGGCGCGCCCACGGGCAAGAAGGCTGAAGAGGGCACGCCGCCCAATCTGGCCGACGCCGTGCACGCCCGTTGCGTGACCTGCCACGAGGAGATGTTCGCGGCCAAGGCCAAGGGCTGCGCCCAGTGCCACAGCCAGACGGCCGTGCGCGACATTCTGCCCAAGGAAGGCCTGGTCAAGCTCAATCCCATGTTCACCAATTGCGCCGTCTGCCACGGTCTGCCCGCGGAAAAGCTCATTCCCGGCCGCATGGACGCCTACCACAAACTGTGCATGGGCTGCCATGAAAAGCTGAAGAAGGGCCCCTACGGCAAGGAACAGTGCGCGCAGTGCCATACCAGCAAGTGA
- a CDS encoding FAD:protein FMN transferase has protein sequence MPLNHSRRHFLRAALLSGGVLTAASLTPALLPLAVKAASTAEPLQQTRLFMGTVVTVSVVDPDADRAEVALERAFARGRELADVFTRFDAASPVGALNARGVLADAPPELTALLDHARRVSDLTGGAFDVTVLPLLRLLDERRNPTGSLHLAESELREALELVGAEHLDVGGGSLRFARSGMGLTLDGIAKGHIAECMSRELAAAGCPDHLVNAGGDMVARGRKAPGAPWRVAVEDPQKRGRYPQVVELPSGGAIATSGGYEIFYDAAQTHSHLVSPATGQSPALASVTVTAPDGLTADALATALSVMPPREALSLADSLPGCACCLLRRDGLVQTSGRWRGRTA, from the coding sequence ATGCCGTTGAATCACAGCCGTCGTCATTTTCTGCGTGCCGCGCTGCTGAGCGGCGGGGTTCTCACCGCCGCCTCCCTGACGCCCGCTCTGCTGCCCCTGGCCGTCAAGGCCGCTTCAACCGCCGAACCGCTGCAACAGACACGTTTGTTCATGGGCACCGTAGTCACGGTCAGCGTGGTCGACCCTGACGCGGACCGGGCCGAAGTCGCCCTGGAGCGTGCCTTTGCCCGGGGCCGCGAGCTGGCGGACGTCTTCACCCGTTTTGACGCGGCCTCGCCGGTGGGCGCGCTCAACGCGCGCGGTGTGCTGGCGGACGCCCCGCCGGAGCTGACGGCCTTGCTGGATCACGCCCGGCGCGTGAGCGACCTGACCGGCGGCGCGTTTGACGTGACCGTGCTGCCCCTGCTGCGTCTGCTGGACGAGCGCCGCAACCCGACAGGAAGCCTGCATCTGGCCGAAAGCGAGTTGCGCGAGGCCCTGGAACTGGTGGGCGCGGAACATCTGGACGTGGGAGGCGGCAGCCTGCGCTTCGCGCGTTCCGGTATGGGCCTGACCTTGGACGGCATCGCCAAGGGGCATATTGCCGAGTGTATGTCGCGCGAACTGGCCGCCGCCGGTTGCCCGGACCATCTGGTCAATGCCGGGGGCGACATGGTGGCGCGCGGCCGCAAAGCGCCGGGCGCGCCCTGGCGTGTGGCCGTGGAAGACCCGCAAAAGCGGGGCCGCTATCCCCAGGTTGTGGAACTGCCCTCGGGCGGGGCCATTGCCACGTCCGGCGGCTACGAGATTTTTTACGACGCCGCACAGACGCACAGCCATCTGGTCAGCCCGGCCACCGGCCAGAGTCCGGCTCTGGCCAGCGTGACCGTGACCGCGCCTGACGGGCTCACGGCCGACGCGCTGGCCACGGCCCTGTCTGTGATGCCCCCGCGCGAGGCCCTGAGCCTGGCCGACAGCCTGCCCGGCTGCGCCTGCTGCCTGCTGCGGCGGGACGGGCTGGTGCAGACGTCCGGACGCTGGCGGGGACGGACGGCATAG
- a CDS encoding RnfABCDGE type electron transport complex subunit D, with the protein MMSAAATSVLLAMSAPPYWHCGRTIRQTSFYMLAGLAPAVIMAVWNWGLPAARVMALCVATAVLTEALCQKAMGRELSVDDFTAVNSGLLLAFLLPAAAPWWLVMLGAFIAMTLGKMAFGGLGANPVNTPLVGWAVLFVSFPLFMDPNAMQLATDYMDPLIRLKYFGAAAADAIPFTDLLLGGQINGLGAGQVGALFLGGSFLAARGIIRWQISLGFFLGVAGPAALYYMLDPALNASPFFHLCTGSVMLGGFFLATESANAPARPLPMFIYGLLGGALTIVIRKYGVYVDGTPFAILLVNLLTPFLDLIRPKPFGAR; encoded by the coding sequence ATGATGTCCGCAGCCGCCACGTCCGTGCTTCTGGCCATGAGCGCCCCGCCCTACTGGCACTGCGGGCGCACCATCCGCCAGACCAGTTTTTACATGCTGGCCGGTCTCGCCCCGGCGGTCATCATGGCCGTCTGGAACTGGGGCCTGCCCGCCGCGCGGGTCATGGCCCTGTGCGTGGCCACCGCCGTGCTCACCGAGGCCCTCTGCCAGAAAGCCATGGGCCGCGAGCTTTCGGTGGACGATTTCACGGCGGTCAATTCCGGCCTGCTGCTGGCATTTCTGCTGCCCGCCGCCGCACCCTGGTGGCTGGTGATGCTGGGCGCGTTCATCGCCATGACCCTGGGCAAGATGGCCTTCGGCGGACTGGGGGCCAATCCGGTGAACACGCCTCTGGTGGGGTGGGCCGTGCTCTTCGTCTCCTTCCCCCTGTTCATGGACCCCAACGCCATGCAGCTGGCCACGGACTACATGGACCCGCTGATCCGGCTCAAATATTTCGGCGCGGCCGCAGCCGACGCCATTCCCTTCACGGACCTGCTGCTGGGCGGACAGATCAACGGACTGGGCGCGGGCCAGGTGGGCGCGCTTTTCCTGGGCGGTTCTTTTCTGGCCGCGCGCGGGATTATCCGCTGGCAGATTTCGCTGGGCTTTTTCCTGGGCGTGGCCGGTCCGGCGGCCCTTTACTACATGCTGGACCCGGCCCTGAACGCCTCGCCCTTCTTCCATCTCTGCACGGGGTCGGTGATGCTGGGCGGCTTCTTTCTGGCCACGGAATCGGCCAACGCCCCGGCCCGGCCGCTGCCCATGTTCATTTACGGTCTGCTGGGCGGCGCGCTGACCATAGTCATCCGTAAATACGGCGTCTATGTGGACGGCACTCCCTTTGCCATCCTTCTGGTCAATCTGCTGACCCCCTTCCTGGATCTGATCCGTCCCAAACCTTTTGGAGCGCGTTAG